Below is a window of Jonesiaceae bacterium BS-20 DNA.
CGCGATTAATCACCTCGTTGGTAGAGACGGTTCAACCCTGGAGGCGCTGCAGGAATTGACGCGCCTCGCCGTTCAAGCCAAGACGGGGGAGCGCAGCCGTTTGATGCTGGATATTGCAGGCTTCCGGGCGCAGCGGAAGGTGGAACTGGGGCAGTTGGCTAAGGACGCTATTGCCAAGGTTGAGGCCTCCGGTGAGCCACTGAAGCTTGACCCGCTCAACGCCTTTGAGCGCAAGGTAGTTCATGACGTGGTGACCGCTGCTGGTTTGATTAGCGAATCACACGGTGTGGACCCAAACCGGTACATCGAGATCACGCCGGCTAAGTAGTTTTGAGTTAGGAAGGGTCGGCTTGTTGAACAGGCCGACCTTTTTCTCTTTGATTGGAAAAGAACTTGGACGCATCATTAGATCCACAGGCAGTGGAACAGTACTTTGGCGAGTCTTTTGCTAAGGTCTCCCGCTTTGCCCAAGAGCTGGAACAGCAGGGTGAACTGCGTGGTCTTATTGGCCCTCGTGAGGTTGGCCGGCTATGGGAGCGTCACATCCTGAACTCTGCTGCAGTTGTGCCATTTCTGCCAACGCGTGGCCTCATCGTTGACATCGGTAGTGGTGCGGGATTGCCAGGAATCATTATCGGTTCGATGTTGCCTGAAACTCAGGTGAAGCTCATTGAGCCGATGGAACGTCGTTGCACTTGGCTCAATGAGATGGTCGATCTGCTCGAGCTGACCAACGTAGAGGTACTCCGAGGACGCGCCGATGAATTCCACGGAGCCTTCACCGCTGATGCTGTTACCGCGCGCGCGGTGGCGGCTCTGGACAAACTTGGCCGGTGGGCAATTCCGCTCCTGGATCAGGGTGGTCAGTTGGTCCTGTTGAAGGGGCGCTCTGTCACCGATGAAATTGAGCCGGCACGCAAGGTGCTGCGAAAGTACAAGATGACCGAACCGGAGATCGTGGAGGCAACGACGGTGGCTGGATCAGAGGCCACAACGGTTTTGCGAACTACCCGCCAGAAGTAGTAGCGGTAGCGCTCAGAGCGATCATTTCTCAAGGGTCTCTCGGTTCATTTAGAGCCGGGAGACCTTTGCGTTGTGCGGGCGTGAATGTGAGCAGATTACTCTGGTTGCGCAATGTTTCACGTGAAACACTGTCATGAGATGCCCGCCGTGTCTGACCGAGCAAGTAAGGTTGAGATGTTCCGAAACCGGTGTAGTTAAACCGGGCGCGACGAACTTGTAACCGTGGTGGCCGGTTTGAAAGCTGCCGTGTTGAACCTGGAAGGAATCACTTGTGACTGCCAAGTTGCCAAGCCCGAACGGCCGTACCGGGTACGATCCGGCCGATGCCCGGTCTGCTAGGGTGCAGGCGCTGATGGAAAGCGCAGGAGGAATAGACGCGAGCACTCCGCTTGCTGCCCAGGTAGCGGAGGACGCTCGGCGGCGCGCTGCGCTTGAAGGACTGGATTACCCAAAGCCGGAGCACACCCGGTTCATCACCATCGCCAATCAAAAGGGTGGGGTGGGGAAAACAACCTCAACGGTGAACTTAGCCGCGAGCTTGGCAAAGGGTGGTCTCAATGTCCTTGTCATCGATTCGGACCCCCAAGGTAATGCTTCGACCGCACTGGGAGTTGACCACCAATCTGGCGTTCCCTCGATCTATGAGGTCTTGGTCGAGGATCAACCAATGAGTTCAGTGGTCGCGGTTTGCCCGGACTTTGAAAACCTATTGGTAGTCCCGGCCACGATTGATCTGTCCGGTGCCGAGATTGAGCTGGTATCACTTGTTTCACGTGAAACAAGACTGCGCCGTGCTCTCGACGCGTATGCCAAGGATCGTGCAGGCCAAGGTTTGGATCGGCTGGACTATGTCCTAATTGACTGCCCACCAAGTCTTGGATTGTTGACCGTCAACGCTTTCGTAGCGGGGACCGAAGTACTGATTCCGATTCAGTGTGAGTACTATGCGCTTGAAGGATTGAGCCAACTGCTCAAGACAATCACGATGATTCAGTCTCACCTGAATAAGGATCTTCACGTATCGACGATCTTGCTAACAATGTATGACGCGCGCACAAACCTTGCTCAACAGGTAGCAAATGAGGTGCGGACGCACTTTACCAAGGAGACACTCGAAGTTCCAATCCCGCGCTCGGTCAGGGTTTCTGAGGCTCCGTCGTATGGCCAAACCGTCATTACGTACGAGCCAAACTCCACGGGCGCGCTAGCCTACCGCGCTGCTGCGCTTGAACTGACGCAACGCAGTGTGGCCAGGGCGATGTAATGCGCAGCGGTGAAATTGAGGACCGCATTGGCAAGGGTGTGGTTGAAAGCAAATGGTCAGTGAAACCTGGGTTGGGTAATCCGAAAGAGGAGCAGCTGTGAGCGAGAAACGACGTGGTTTGGGTAGGGGATTGGGTGCGCTGATCCCCACGAGCCCAGAGCAGGACCGTCCGGTTGATGTGTTCTTCCCGGACCGCTCGAGTGAGCAGTCTGCCGGTGAGGACGCGGTTCCGACCTCAACGATTCTCTCAGATACAGCCAGAGAGCTATTGCAGGCTCCTCCCCGTAAGCGCGCCAAGACGGCAGCGGGTTCGGGTCGAGCCAAAGTGGCGGATGTTCCACGTGAAACATCCGCCGATCTGGTTCCGGTGCCGGGAGCGCGCTTTGCCGAGATTGATGTTGTTAAGATCAGTCCCAATCCGCGGCAACCGCGGCTGAACTTTGATGAGGGCGAACTCGAAGAGTTGGTCGGTTCCATCAAGGAAATTGGTGTCCTCCAGCCAGTTGTCGTGCGCCCGCTCGGCGGCGACCTGTATGAGTTGATCATGGGGGAGCGCCGGCTGCGCGCAACCCAAGAGGCGGGGCTCTCGGCTATCCCGGCAATCATTCGGGACACCGATGATGAGGATCTCCTACGCGACGCGCTGTTGGAGAACCTCCACCGCTCCGCACTCAATCCGCTCGAAGAAGCCGCGGCATACCGTCAGCTCTTAGACGACTTCGCCTGCACCCACGAGGTGCTAGCTACCCGGATCTCGAGGTCTCGTCCCCAGATTTCAAATACCCTGCGGCTCTTGAACCTGCCTCCCGTGGTGCAACGTCGCGTGGCCGCCGGAGTGCTCTCGGCTGGGCATGCGCGAGCGTTGCTGGGCCTTGCGGATGTGACCGCGATCGAGAAGCTTGCGGGGCGCATTGTTGCTGAAGGTCTTTCGGTGCGGGCAACTGAAGAAGCGGTTGCCCTTCATGTGGACCGTCCCGTGGCAAAGCGTGCTGTGAGAACGCGTGAACGTAATGAGGCAACCGAGGCAATTGCATCGCAGCTCTCAGACCGGTTCGACACTCGCGTGCGAGTTGATCTGGGCAAGACCAAGGGAAAGATGACGGTTGAGTTTGCGACCCTCGAAGATCTCAATAGGATTCTAGGCATAATTGCTCCCGACGTTGCCAACGAGGGACGTCGAAGCAAAAACTAGGTTTCTGACATCTTGCACCAATTGTGTCAGAATAACGGCTTACGCAATGCCCTCGTGCGCGCACGATCATGCTGGTGGTGGTGTCTGCGTACATTTGGGTTCACAATGGGCTCTCAGCGGGCCGTGTGTGCGATTTAGGGCATGAAAATGGGCCCCTAACCTCTGATCAGAGGTTAGGGGCCCATTTTCATTGCGTTACTGCGACACTTAACTAATCTTGTTCAGCAATCGTTGCCAACGCTGGAGTTTCATCGAGCTCGGGCTCGGTAGCGGACCCCGAGTGGGTTAGGACGTCCGTCACCAGCTTGGTGTATGCCTGAGCCAGCGTGGTGCCTTCCGCAAGGATGCCCTGGGGAACCAGAGAAGTTTCCGTCATGCCCGGAGCAACATTGACCTCGAGGAACCAAACGGTTCCGTCATCGCTAATAATCATGTCGGTGCGGGAGATGTGCCGCAGCCCAAGTTCGCGGTGTGCGGTCAGGGCCGCCCGCTGAGCCGCCTCGAGCTGGTTGGCGGATAGGCGCGCAGGTGCAAAGTATTGGGTGCGTCCCGGGTTGTATCTTGCGTCGAAGTCATATGGGCCATCGGTGACAATCTCAACCGCTGGAAGGGCTCGTGGCGTCCCATCGGTGTCAATAACGGTTATTGCAAGCTCGGTTCCGGATACCGCCTGCTCAATAAGGGCAAGCTCGCCGTAGGCAAAGCAATCTACTAACGCTTGAGCGAGTCTGGCCTTGTCGGTCACGAGGGTTACACCGAGAGCGGAGCCACCGGTAGCGGGCTTCACCACGAGTGGCAATCCGAGCTTGTCAGCGATCGCATCCATAACAGGGCCCGCACCTAGTTCACGGAAGAGCGACTGCGGGAGGGTCACGTATTTGGGGGTGCTCACTCCGGCTGCGGACAAGACAGCCTTTGCGACGGGCTTGTTCCAGGCAACGCGGCTCGCCTTGGGCCGGGTACCTAGGTATGGCAACTCAAGAAGTTCAAGAATGTCACGGATGGATCCGTCTTCGCCGGTCGACCCGTGTAGCAAGGGCCAAACAAGGTCAGGCCGGTACTGCTCGAGTTTGGAGATCAGTTGCCCATCTACGTCCATGACTCGGGTGGTAAACCCTTGGGAACGTAAAATTTCTGCTACGCGGCGCCCGGAGCGGATTGATACATCACGCTCATGGGATAGGCCGCCGGCCAAGATTACGACGGTTGGTGATTGTTCTTGTGAAGTGTTCAATGCTGCATTCATGCGATATCAGGCCCCGGTGCGTCAACGTCGGATACATCATCTAATTGGGGAGAGGTGCCAAAAATCTCCACGGATTCGCGTTCCGCGCTGATCACGTGGGCAAGGCGGCGAATACCCTCGCGGATATTCTCCTCAGTGGGGTAACAAAAAGACAGGCGCATGTGGTCCGCGCCGGTTCCGTCATAGTAAAAAGCGGTGCCAGGAACGTAAGCAACCCGCCCGGTTACCGCACGCGGCAGCATCGACTTAGCATCAAGCCCCGCCGGTAACTTGACCCAAGTATAGAAACCGCCATCCGGAACGTTCCATGAGGCATCGGGAATGAACTCGGCTAAAGCCGAGACCATCGCATCACGGCGCCCCTTGTACATGCCTTGGAACTTCTTGATCTGAGCCTTCCAGTCATTGTTGGCAAGGTACGCGGAGATTGCCAGTTGGGATGCGTTGGAAGGGCACAGGATTGCCGATTCAGAAGCAAGGACAAGCTTCTCCCGCACGGCGTGCGGCGCAACGGCCCAGCCCACCCGGAAGCCAGGTGCAAAGGTCTTAGAGAATGAGCCAAGGTAGATAACACCCTCGGCGTCAAACGAGCGCATGGCCGGCAGCGGCTCCTTGTCAAAGCCAAGCAAGCCATAGGGGTTGTCCTCAATAATCAGGACACCAAAGCGCTTACAAATCTCGAGCACCTGGTGGCGGCGCTCGAGTGAGAGCGTTACTCCGGCCGGGTTATGGAAGTTGGGGATCGTGTACAAGAACTTGACCGTGCGCCCCTCGGCCTTGAGCCGAGTAAACGTGGCCTCAAGCTCCTGCGGGATCAACCCGTCGGCGTCCATCGACACATGGGCAACGTCAGCCTCATAGGAACGGAACACTGAAAGTG
It encodes the following:
- a CDS encoding PLP-dependent aminotransferase family protein, which codes for MTSNISPSKGTRLDPWFGSYASRAHNMRASEVRALFAVANRPEVVSLAGGMPNLADLPLDDISETVAKVIATDGMKALQYGSGQGDQGLREQILEVMALEGISAHPDDVVVTTGSQQALDLVTRIFINPGDVIVAEAPSYVGALSVFRSYEADVAHVSMDADGLIPQELEATFTRLKAEGRTVKFLYTIPNFHNPAGVTLSLERRHQVLEICKRFGVLIIEDNPYGLLGFDKEPLPAMRSFDAEGVIYLGSFSKTFAPGFRVGWAVAPHAVREKLVLASESAILCPSNASQLAISAYLANNDWKAQIKKFQGMYKGRRDAMVSALAEFIPDASWNVPDGGFYTWVKLPAGLDAKSMLPRAVTGRVAYVPGTAFYYDGTGADHMRLSFCYPTEENIREGIRRLAHVISAERESVEIFGTSPQLDDVSDVDAPGPDIA
- a CDS encoding R3H domain-containing nucleic acid-binding protein, whose amino-acid sequence is MGSTPKAEGSVSRSRVTMLEEEGEVAADYLEEFLDIADLDGDIEIDVEHGRAALAIVADDNSAINHLVGRDGSTLEALQELTRLAVQAKTGERSRLMLDIAGFRAQRKVELGQLAKDAIAKVEASGEPLKLDPLNAFERKVVHDVVTAAGLISESHGVDPNRYIEITPAK
- a CDS encoding ParB/RepB/Spo0J family partition protein, whose amino-acid sequence is MSEKRRGLGRGLGALIPTSPEQDRPVDVFFPDRSSEQSAGEDAVPTSTILSDTARELLQAPPRKRAKTAAGSGRAKVADVPRETSADLVPVPGARFAEIDVVKISPNPRQPRLNFDEGELEELVGSIKEIGVLQPVVVRPLGGDLYELIMGERRLRATQEAGLSAIPAIIRDTDDEDLLRDALLENLHRSALNPLEEAAAYRQLLDDFACTHEVLATRISRSRPQISNTLRLLNLPPVVQRRVAAGVLSAGHARALLGLADVTAIEKLAGRIVAEGLSVRATEEAVALHVDRPVAKRAVRTRERNEATEAIASQLSDRFDTRVRVDLGKTKGKMTVEFATLEDLNRILGIIAPDVANEGRRSKN
- a CDS encoding D-alanine--D-alanine ligase, encoding MNTSQEQSPTVVILAGGLSHERDVSIRSGRRVAEILRSQGFTTRVMDVDGQLISKLEQYRPDLVWPLLHGSTGEDGSIRDILELLELPYLGTRPKASRVAWNKPVAKAVLSAAGVSTPKYVTLPQSLFRELGAGPVMDAIADKLGLPLVVKPATGGSALGVTLVTDKARLAQALVDCFAYGELALIEQAVSGTELAITVIDTDGTPRALPAVEIVTDGPYDFDARYNPGRTQYFAPARLSANQLEAAQRAALTAHRELGLRHISRTDMIISDDGTVWFLEVNVAPGMTETSLVPQGILAEGTTLAQAYTKLVTDVLTHSGSATEPELDETPALATIAEQD
- the rsmG gene encoding 16S rRNA (guanine(527)-N(7))-methyltransferase RsmG, whose protein sequence is MDASLDPQAVEQYFGESFAKVSRFAQELEQQGELRGLIGPREVGRLWERHILNSAAVVPFLPTRGLIVDIGSGAGLPGIIIGSMLPETQVKLIEPMERRCTWLNEMVDLLELTNVEVLRGRADEFHGAFTADAVTARAVAALDKLGRWAIPLLDQGGQLVLLKGRSVTDEIEPARKVLRKYKMTEPEIVEATTVAGSEATTVLRTTRQK
- a CDS encoding ParA family protein, which produces MESAGGIDASTPLAAQVAEDARRRAALEGLDYPKPEHTRFITIANQKGGVGKTTSTVNLAASLAKGGLNVLVIDSDPQGNASTALGVDHQSGVPSIYEVLVEDQPMSSVVAVCPDFENLLVVPATIDLSGAEIELVSLVSRETRLRRALDAYAKDRAGQGLDRLDYVLIDCPPSLGLLTVNAFVAGTEVLIPIQCEYYALEGLSQLLKTITMIQSHLNKDLHVSTILLTMYDARTNLAQQVANEVRTHFTKETLEVPIPRSVRVSEAPSYGQTVITYEPNSTGALAYRAAALELTQRSVARAM